A single window of Kitasatospora sp. HUAS MG31 DNA harbors:
- the murD gene encoding UDP-N-acetylmuramoyl-L-alanine--D-glutamate ligase, with protein MGDLVTDNPVWSGLRVAVAGLGVSGISAARVLRDLGATVTVVDGGDGEGLRARAAELRAQDIAVRLGDGDTLPEGTELIVTSPGWPPSSPLFAAAAAAGVPVWGDVELAWRLRRPLESTGEPAPWLAVTGTNGKTTTVRMLASILTAAGKRTAAVGNVGVSVLDAVLAEEPYDVLAVELSSYQLHWAPSLRPFSAAVLNLAPDHLDWHGSMEAYAADKGRIYEGNKVACVYNLADPATEALVREADVEEGCRAVGFGLGAPGPSDLGVVEGLLVDRAFVPDRVRAAAEIGSVADVNPPAPHNIANALAAAALARAYGVDAKAVRDGLRAFRPDAHRIAEVAVVDEVRYVDDSKATNTHAAEASLGAYESVVWIAGGLAKGATFDQLVTGAAPRLRAAVLIGQDRALIREALARHAPDVPVYEPAAGQTGAGAMAEVVRAAAGAARPGDTVLLAPACASMDMFKDYGERGDLFAAAVREL; from the coding sequence ATGGGTGACCTCGTGACCGACAACCCCGTCTGGTCCGGCCTGCGGGTGGCCGTCGCCGGCCTCGGCGTCTCCGGGATCAGCGCCGCGCGCGTCCTGCGCGACCTCGGCGCGACGGTGACCGTGGTCGACGGCGGGGACGGCGAGGGGCTGCGCGCCCGCGCCGCGGAACTCCGGGCCCAGGACATCGCGGTTCGCCTCGGCGACGGCGACACCCTGCCCGAGGGCACCGAGCTGATCGTCACCTCGCCCGGCTGGCCGCCGAGCAGCCCGCTGTTCGCAGCCGCCGCCGCGGCCGGGGTGCCGGTCTGGGGCGACGTCGAGCTGGCCTGGCGGCTGCGCCGCCCGCTGGAGTCCACCGGCGAGCCGGCCCCCTGGCTGGCCGTCACCGGCACCAACGGCAAGACCACCACCGTCCGGATGCTCGCCTCGATCCTCACCGCCGCCGGCAAGCGCACCGCCGCGGTCGGCAACGTCGGGGTCTCGGTGCTGGACGCCGTGCTCGCCGAGGAGCCGTACGACGTGCTCGCGGTCGAGCTCTCCAGCTACCAGCTGCACTGGGCGCCCAGCCTGCGGCCGTTCTCGGCCGCCGTGCTCAACCTCGCCCCCGACCACCTGGACTGGCACGGCTCGATGGAGGCGTACGCCGCCGACAAGGGCCGGATCTACGAGGGCAACAAGGTCGCCTGCGTTTACAACCTGGCCGACCCGGCCACCGAGGCGCTGGTCCGCGAGGCCGACGTCGAGGAGGGCTGCCGGGCCGTCGGCTTCGGCCTGGGCGCCCCCGGCCCGTCCGACCTCGGCGTGGTGGAGGGCCTGCTGGTCGACCGCGCCTTCGTGCCCGACCGGGTCCGTGCCGCCGCCGAGATCGGCTCGGTGGCGGACGTCAACCCGCCGGCCCCGCACAACATCGCCAACGCCCTCGCCGCGGCCGCGCTGGCCCGCGCGTACGGGGTGGACGCCAAGGCCGTCCGGGACGGCCTGCGCGCCTTCCGGCCGGACGCCCACCGGATCGCCGAGGTGGCCGTGGTCGACGAGGTCCGCTACGTGGACGACTCCAAGGCCACCAACACCCACGCCGCCGAGGCCTCCCTGGGCGCGTACGAGTCGGTGGTCTGGATCGCCGGCGGGCTGGCCAAGGGCGCGACCTTCGACCAGCTGGTGACCGGTGCCGCGCCGCGGCTGCGGGCCGCCGTGCTGATCGGCCAGGACCGGGCGCTGATCCGGGAGGCGCTGGCGCGACACGCGCCGGATGTCCCGGTCTACGAGCCGGCCGCGGGCCAGACTGGCGCCGGTGCGATGGCCGAGGTGGTTCGGGCCGCCGCGGGCGCCGCCCGGCCCGGCGACACCGTCCTGCTGGCGCCGGCCTGTGCGTCGATGGACATGTTCAAGGACTACGGCGAGCGCGGGGACCTGTTCGCGGCCGCGGTGCGGGAGCTCTAG
- the mraY gene encoding phospho-N-acetylmuramoyl-pentapeptide-transferase: protein MIGLVLSLLGTPALIKLLARHGYGQYIRDDGPKAHHSKKGTPTMGGIAFILATLISYALTKVITGQPPTASGLLVLFLTAGLGLVGFLDDYIKVVKRRSLGLRAKAKLAGQSLVGLGFAVLALQFPDNRDLTPASTKLSFVSDFGWSLGPVLFVMWAYFMIAAMSNGVNLTDGLDGLATGASVMVFGAYVFIGVWEHGQSCAYTITATAGCYEVRDPLDLAIVASALMGSCFGFLWWNTSPAKIFMGDTGSLALGGALAGLAICSRTEMLLALLGGLFVIITLSVIIQVGSFRMTGKRVFKMAPLQHHFELQGWSEVLIVVRFWIIQGLCVAVGLGLFYAGWVTS, encoded by the coding sequence ATGATCGGCCTGGTGCTCTCCCTGCTGGGCACCCCCGCGCTCATCAAGCTGCTCGCCAGGCACGGCTACGGCCAGTACATCCGCGACGACGGCCCCAAGGCGCACCACAGCAAGAAGGGCACGCCCACCATGGGCGGCATCGCCTTCATCCTGGCGACGCTGATCTCCTACGCGCTCACCAAGGTGATAACCGGGCAGCCGCCCACGGCGTCCGGCCTGCTGGTGCTGTTCCTGACCGCGGGTCTGGGCCTGGTCGGCTTCCTGGACGACTACATCAAGGTGGTCAAGCGGCGCTCACTGGGCCTGCGGGCCAAGGCGAAGCTGGCCGGCCAGTCCCTGGTCGGCCTCGGTTTCGCGGTGCTGGCGCTGCAGTTCCCGGACAACCGGGACCTCACTCCGGCCTCCACCAAGCTGTCCTTCGTCAGCGACTTCGGCTGGTCCCTCGGCCCGGTCCTGTTCGTCATGTGGGCCTACTTCATGATCGCCGCGATGTCGAACGGCGTGAACCTGACGGACGGTCTGGACGGTCTCGCCACCGGCGCCTCGGTGATGGTGTTCGGCGCCTACGTCTTCATCGGCGTCTGGGAGCACGGCCAGAGCTGCGCCTACACGATCACCGCCACCGCCGGCTGCTACGAGGTCCGAGACCCCTTGGACCTGGCCATCGTGGCCTCGGCGCTGATGGGCTCCTGCTTCGGCTTCCTGTGGTGGAACACCTCGCCCGCCAAGATCTTCATGGGCGACACCGGTTCGCTCGCGCTCGGCGGCGCCCTCGCCGGCCTCGCCATCTGCTCCCGGACCGAGATGCTGCTCGCCCTGCTCGGGGGCCTCTTCGTGATCATCACCCTCTCGGTGATCATCCAGGTCGGCTCCTTCCGGATGACCGGCAAGCGCGTGTTCAAGATGGCCCCGCTCCAGCACCACTTCGAGCTCCAGGGCTGGAGCGAGGTGCTGATCGTGGTCCGCTTCTGGATCATCCAGGGCCTCTGCGTCGCCGTGGGCCTCGGACTCTTCTACGCGGGATGGGTGACCTCGTGA
- a CDS encoding UDP-N-acetylmuramoyl-tripeptide--D-alanyl-D-alanine ligase, whose translation MIALTLAEAAAAVGGTLDGADPAAQVTGPVVVDSRQVEPGSLFVAVVGERADGHDFAAKAVADGAVAVLASRPVGVPAVLVDDVVVALGRLARAVVERAEDTAIVALTGSAGKTSTKDLIAQLLTRRGETVYPPGSLNNEIGHPMTALRVAPTTRHLVMEMGARHKGDIDYLTAITPPRIGVVLNVGTAHVGEFGSKEAIAEAKGELVEALPADGVAVLNADDPLVRAMASRTKARVVLFGESREAEIRADRVRLDDTGRPSFTLITPAGSAPVQLRLYGEHHVSNALAAAAVAVSLGMSVDDTAEALAEAGALSRWRMEVVERADGVTVVNDAYNANPDSMRAALRALATMAGRGPGRRRTWAVLGEMRELGEESLDEHDAIGRLAVRLDVTKLVAVGGREAACMELGARNEGSWGEESVLVSDADAAIELLRSQVRPGDVVLVKASRSVGLEKVAEALLADGAAE comes from the coding sequence GTGATCGCACTGACCCTCGCCGAGGCCGCCGCGGCCGTCGGCGGCACGCTGGACGGGGCCGACCCCGCGGCGCAGGTGACCGGACCGGTCGTGGTGGACTCCCGGCAGGTCGAGCCGGGCAGCCTGTTCGTCGCCGTGGTCGGCGAGCGGGCGGACGGCCACGACTTCGCCGCGAAGGCGGTGGCCGACGGCGCGGTGGCCGTCCTGGCCTCCCGCCCGGTCGGCGTGCCGGCCGTCCTGGTGGACGACGTGGTGGTCGCGCTGGGCCGGCTGGCCCGGGCCGTGGTCGAGCGCGCCGAGGACACCGCGATCGTCGCCCTCACCGGCTCCGCCGGGAAGACCAGCACCAAGGACCTGATCGCCCAGCTGCTCACCCGCCGCGGCGAGACGGTCTACCCGCCCGGCTCGCTCAACAACGAGATCGGCCACCCGATGACCGCGCTGCGGGTCGCGCCGACCACCCGTCACCTGGTGATGGAGATGGGCGCCCGGCACAAGGGCGACATCGACTACCTCACCGCCATCACCCCGCCCCGGATCGGCGTGGTGCTCAACGTCGGCACGGCGCACGTCGGGGAGTTCGGCTCGAAGGAGGCCATCGCCGAGGCCAAGGGCGAACTGGTCGAGGCGCTGCCCGCCGACGGTGTGGCCGTGCTGAACGCCGACGACCCGCTGGTCAGGGCGATGGCGAGCCGGACGAAGGCCCGCGTGGTGCTGTTCGGTGAGAGCCGGGAGGCCGAGATCCGGGCGGACCGCGTTCGCCTGGACGACACCGGACGGCCATCGTTCACGCTCATCACCCCGGCCGGTTCCGCACCCGTACAGCTGCGCCTGTACGGTGAGCACCACGTCTCGAACGCCCTCGCCGCAGCCGCGGTGGCGGTGTCCCTCGGGATGTCCGTCGACGACACCGCCGAAGCCCTCGCCGAGGCGGGCGCGCTGTCCCGCTGGCGCATGGAGGTCGTCGAACGGGCCGACGGTGTGACCGTCGTCAACGACGCCTACAACGCGAACCCGGACTCGATGCGGGCCGCACTGCGGGCCCTCGCGACGATGGCCGGCCGCGGCCCCGGGCGCCGCCGTACCTGGGCGGTGCTCGGCGAGATGCGGGAGCTCGGCGAGGAGAGCCTCGACGAGCACGACGCCATCGGGCGGCTCGCCGTCCGGCTCGACGTCACCAAGCTGGTGGCGGTGGGCGGACGCGAGGCGGCCTGCATGGAACTCGGCGCGAGGAACGAAGGTTCGTGGGGTGAGGAGTCGGTGCTGGTGTCCGACGCGGACGCGGCGATCGAGCTGCTGCGCAGTCAGGTGCGGCCGGGGGACGTGGTGCTGGTGAAGGCCTCGCGTTCCGTCGGCCTGGAGAAGGTCGCCGAGGCCCTGCTCGCGGACGGTGCTGCCGAGTGA
- a CDS encoding UDP-N-acetylmuramoyl-L-alanyl-D-glutamate--2,6-diaminopimelate ligase → MPKPDQISASPPRPTTQAALPLAEVARLLGLPATDGPQVTGITHDSRAVRPGDVYVAFPGANHHGAAFAAPAVAAGAVAVLTDAAGAELAAGSGAPLLVVDSVRGAMGEVAAAVYGRPSEQLLMIGLTGTNGKTTTSYLVEGGLRGASLLPGVIGTVEMRVGDERIKSQRTTPESTDLHGILAVMRERGADAVVMEVSSHALVYGRVDGVVYDVALFNNLTPEHLDFHPDMEDYYRAKARLFQPDKARRGVANLDDAYGRRLAGEAPIPMATFSAAGSPEADWRALDVQLGPTGSTFRVVGPDGSEADAAVPLPGPFNVSNALGAIAALVTGGIPLEAAVAGVASIAGVPGRLERVDAGQPYVAVVDYAHKADALQAVLASLREITKGRLHVVVGCGGDRDPHKRGPMGAIAARLADTTVLTSDNPRSEDPLAILTAMLAGAAEVPEAERGEVLVVPDRAAAIAQAVARAHAGDTVLVAGKGHELGQYVRDEVRPFDDRQVLREAIVHSTRPVQVTEGAEQR, encoded by the coding sequence GTGCCGAAACCCGATCAAATCTCCGCGAGTCCGCCCCGCCCGACCACGCAGGCGGCGCTGCCGCTCGCCGAGGTCGCCCGCCTGCTCGGCCTGCCCGCCACGGACGGTCCGCAGGTCACCGGCATCACCCACGACTCCCGGGCGGTGCGGCCCGGCGACGTGTACGTGGCCTTCCCTGGCGCCAACCACCACGGCGCGGCCTTCGCCGCCCCGGCGGTGGCCGCCGGGGCGGTCGCCGTGCTCACCGACGCGGCCGGCGCCGAGCTGGCCGCCGGCTCCGGCGCCCCGCTGCTGGTGGTGGACTCCGTCCGCGGCGCGATGGGCGAGGTGGCCGCCGCCGTCTACGGCCGGCCCAGCGAGCAGCTGCTGATGATCGGGCTGACCGGCACCAACGGCAAGACCACCACCTCGTACCTGGTCGAGGGCGGCCTGCGCGGCGCCTCCCTGCTCCCCGGGGTGATCGGCACCGTGGAGATGCGGGTCGGCGACGAGCGGATCAAGAGCCAGCGCACCACCCCCGAGTCCACCGACCTGCACGGCATCCTCGCGGTGATGCGCGAGCGCGGCGCCGACGCGGTGGTCATGGAGGTCTCCAGCCACGCCCTGGTCTACGGCCGGGTCGACGGCGTGGTCTACGACGTGGCGCTGTTCAACAACCTCACGCCCGAGCACCTCGACTTCCACCCGGACATGGAGGACTACTACCGGGCCAAGGCCCGGCTCTTCCAGCCGGACAAGGCCCGCCGCGGCGTGGCCAACCTGGACGACGCCTACGGCCGCCGGCTGGCCGGCGAGGCGCCGATCCCGATGGCCACCTTCTCCGCCGCCGGCTCTCCCGAGGCGGACTGGCGGGCGCTGGACGTCCAGCTCGGCCCGACCGGCTCCACGTTCCGGGTGGTCGGTCCGGACGGCTCCGAGGCCGACGCGGCCGTCCCGCTGCCCGGCCCGTTCAACGTCTCCAACGCCCTCGGCGCGATCGCAGCCCTGGTCACCGGCGGGATCCCGCTGGAGGCCGCGGTGGCCGGCGTGGCCTCGATCGCCGGCGTCCCCGGCCGCCTGGAGCGGGTCGACGCCGGGCAGCCGTACGTCGCGGTGGTCGACTACGCGCACAAGGCGGACGCCCTGCAGGCCGTGCTGGCCTCGCTGCGCGAGATCACCAAGGGCCGGCTGCACGTGGTGGTCGGCTGCGGCGGTGACCGCGACCCGCACAAGCGCGGGCCGATGGGCGCCATCGCCGCCCGGCTCGCCGACACCACCGTGCTGACCAGCGACAACCCGCGCTCCGAGGACCCGCTGGCGATCCTCACCGCGATGCTGGCCGGCGCCGCCGAGGTGCCGGAGGCCGAGCGCGGTGAGGTGCTGGTCGTCCCCGACCGGGCCGCCGCCATCGCCCAGGCCGTCGCCCGCGCCCACGCCGGCGACACCGTACTGGTGGCCGGCAAGGGCCACGAGCTGGGGCAGTACGTCCGGGACGAGGTCCGCCCGTTCGACGACCGCCAGGTGCTGCGCGAGGCCATCGTGCACAGCACCCGCCCCGTGCAGGTGACCGAAGGAGCTGAGCAGCGGTGA